The nucleotide window TGGACCAAGAGCAGTCAATATGGGCCAACATGGATGGACCCAGACCATTATGGGCCAAGAGGAGTCAATGTGGGTCAGCATGGATCCACAGGGGTCAACGAGTCAACATGGGCCaacatggatggacatggatcAAAATGGGCCAAGAGGAGTCAACGTGGGTCAACTGGATGGACCCAGACTGTCATGGACCAAGAGGAGTCAACGTGGGTCAACGGGGATCAACAGGGGTCAACAATTCAATGTGAGTCAACATGGATGGAGATGGACCAGGAGGAGTCAGTGTGGGTCCACATAGATGGAGATGGATCAAAACGGGTCAAGAAGAGTCAATGTGGGTCAACATGGATGGACACGGACCATCATGGGCCAAGAGGAGTCAACGTGGATCACCGTGGATCAACAGGAGTCAATGAGCCAACATGGGTCACCATGGATGGAGATGGAGCAAGAGGAATCAACATGGGTCACCATGGATGGACAGGAGTCAACGTGGGTCAGCATGGATGGGCGTGGGTCAAAATGGACCGAGAGGCGTCAACATGGGCCAACATGGATGGAGATGGGCCAAGAGGAGTCAGTGTGGGTCACCATGGGTCAATAGGGGTCAAAGAATCAATGTGGGTCACCATGGATGGACACGGACCATCATGGACCAAGAGGAGTCCACATGGGCCAACATGGATGGAGATGGATCAAAATGGACCAAGAGGAGTCAGCGTGGGCCAACATGGATGGAGATGGATCAAAATGGGCCCAGAGGAACCAACATGGACCAAGAGGAGTCAACATGGGTCAACATGGATGGAGATGGATCAAAATGGGCCCAGAGGAACCAACATGGACCAAGAGGAGTCAATGTGGGTCAACATGGATGGAGATGGATCAAAATGGGCCAAGAGGAGTCAACGTGGGTCACCACGGATGGAGATGGGCCAAGAGGACCAATGCGGCTCACCATGGATGGACATGGGTCAACGAGTCACCGTGGGCCACCATGGATGGACAGGGACCACCATGGGGTCCCTATGAGGGTGTGCAGGGGGTCCAGCTCTGTGGGGGTCCTGTGGGGGTCTATGGGGactttggggacattggggtccCCATGGGATCcctttggggacattggggtccTCATGAGGATCCCTTTGGGGACACTGGAGACATTGGGGCGGGTCCCTTTGGGGACATTGGAGACATTGCAGGGCGTCCCATTGGGGACATTAGGGACATTGGGGTCCCCCATGGGGATCCCTGTGGGGTCTGTAGGGACATTGGGGGCCCTTTGGGtacactggggacattggggtccCTTTGAGGACTTTCGGGTCTCCATGGGGATCCCTATGGTGTCTGTGGAGACATTGGGGGATCCCTTTGGGGATATTGGGGAGGGTGGGGACATTGGGGCCCCCATGTGGATCCctgtggggtctgtggggacactggggtccCCACTGGGGTCcctttggggacattggggtccCTCTGGGGACATTTGGGTCCCCATTGGGGTCCCTCTAGGGACACTGGGATCCCCACTGGGGTCcctttggggacattggggtccCACTGTGGCTCCATAAGAGCCGCCACACCCCCGGTCCGCCAGGGGGCGCCCCCGCCGCTCGCCAGTCTCTATGGCGGGCGGGGGCGCTCTGGGCCCCTCTCTCTATGATCCACTTCCGGTTCGCTGCGGCGGAAGTGACGTCAgagagcggcggcggcgggagccggAGCGAGGTGTGggggaggggtcccggggggtttttggggtgggggaggggcagggTCGGGCCGGGAGGTCCcgaggggtcccggggggggggggcaggaaCCGGCTCGGGCGGTTCCGGCTGCGGGGACAGCTCGGGGACATCGCGCTGTCCCTCGGCGTGATGTCATCAGCGCGCCGTGACGTCACACGGGCTGTCCCCAGCGCCCGGTGACGTCACACAGGGCGTCCCCAGTCCCGGTGGCGTCACCAGCCCCGTGTCTCTGTCCCCAGGTCCCGCCAGCCTCGCCGCTGTCCCCACCGCTGTCCCCCGCGTGTGGCCCCATCACCGCCAGCCcggtgtccccattgtcccctgtgtcccctctaACCCCACCatcccccggtgtcccctctgtgcctgctgtcccctctgtgcctgctgtccccagtgtccccagtgtccctgctgtccccaccgTCTCGGGGGTTCCTGCCGTGTCCCAGCTGTCACTGCCATCTCTGTATCCCCTCTATCGCcactgtgtccccagtgtcccctccatccccaccatccccgtgtcccttctgtccccagtgtcccctccatccccaccatccccgtgtccccctgtgtccccccgtgtcccctcgtgtccctctgtcccctctaACCCCACCATGccagtgtccccgtgtcccctctagcccctgtcccccctctatccccagtgtcccctctgtgccctgtaTCACCCTAGTCCTCAGtatcccagtgtcccctccgtgtctccgtgtccccgtgtcccctctgtccaTCTCTATCCcaagtgtccctgtgtcccctctaTCCCCCCCCTctatccccagtgtccccagtgtctctgtgtcccccccagGGTCCCCTCTATCCCCAtcatccccgtgtccccccatgtccctctgtcccccagtgtcccctctatcccagtgtcccccagtgtcccctctaACCCCACCATCCCCCTgagtccccagtgtcccctgagtcctcagtgtcccctctgtccccagtgtcccctctaTCCCCaccctccccgtgtccccagtgtcccctctatcccagtgtcccccccatgtcccagtgtcccctctgtcccctctaACCTCACCATCCCCCTGAGTCCCCAGTGTCCTCTGAGTTCTCAGTGTCCCTTctatccccagtgtcccccctgtgtcccagtgtcccctacatccccagtgtcccctctatcccagtgtccccgtgtccccaccaTCCCCTctatcccagtgtccccctgtccccgcagtgtcccctgtcccctctaACCCCACCATCCCTCTgagtccccagtgtcccctgattccccagtgtcccctctaCCCGCAGCCTCCCCACCATCCCTCTACCCCCATTGTCCCCCCCGGTCCCCGTCCCCGTCGTTCCAGCCATGCCGGACGCCGTCCACTACATCCACCTGCACAACTTCAGCCGCTCGCTGCTGCGGACGCTCAACGGGCAGCGCGCCCGCGGCCACTTCTGCGACGTGACGGTGCGGGCCCGCGGCGCCTCGCTGCGCGCCCACCGCTGCGTGCTGGCCGCCGGCAGCCCCTTCTTCCACGACAAGCTCAGCCTGGGCCACTCGGCCATCGAGGTGCCGCCCGTGGTGCCCTGGGCGGCCGTGCGCCAGCTGGTGGAGTTCCTGTACAGCGGGAGCCTGGTGGTGGCGCGCTCCGAGGCGCTGCACATCCTCACCGCCGCCTCCGTGCTGCAGATCGAGGCCGTCATCGGCGAGTGCACGCAGATCATCTCGCAGGCGCGGGTGGTGACGCCGGCGCTGAGCGCCGAGATGGCCGCTGAGATGGCCACGCCGCTGGCCACAGAAGTGACCACAGAGATGACCACAAAGCTGGCCACACCGCTGAGCAGagaactgagcacagagctggccaCACCGCTGACCCCATCTCTGACCACTGAACTATCCACACCACTGACCACAGAACTGACCACAGAACTGACCACACCACTGACCACAGAACTGACCACTGAACTGACCACGGAAGTGCCCACGGAGATGCCCACGGACGGCCCCAGCGGGCACAGCCGCAAGCAGCGGCAGCCGCTGCGCCTGGCGCCCGTCCCTCTCAAAGAGGAGCGcctggaggaggatgaggatgatgaggaggaggatgaggaggaagcgGAGGATGAAGGAGCCCCCCAGGAAGGCGTCGTGGCCtcgctgtccctgccctgttttggagccgccgccgcggccgAGGCGCCGTCGGTGCCGCCCTGGGAGGCTCCCGGCGGGGACGGGGTCGGATTCGGGGCCCCCCCGGTGGTGGCGCCGCCCTGGCGgggggggctggaggggggcGGGGCTCTCACAGCGCCCCCGGCgccccccggagccccccggagCCGGGCACAGCCCCCCCCGTACCAGTGCGGGCACTGCCAGAAGAGCTTCAGCTCCCGCAAGAACTACAGCAAGCACATGTTCATCCACTCAGGTGAgcgcacctggggacacagctggggacagctggggacacacctggggacacacctgggacatggggacacagctggggacatggggacacacccACAAGAACTACAGCAAGCACATGTTCATCCACTCAGGTGAgcgcacctggggacacacctggggacacacctgggacatggggacacacctggggacatggggacacacccACAAGAACTACAGCAAGCACATGTTCATCCACTCAGGTGAgcgcacctggggacacacctggggacacacctggggacacacctgatggacatggggacacagctggggacatggggacacacctggggacatggggacacacccACAAGAACTACAGCAAGCACATGTTCATCCACTCAGGTGAgcgcacctggggacacacctgggacatggggacacacctggggacagacacagacacacctggggacacactTGGGGGTCCTAGGGCCCCGTTTTGGCCCATGTTGACCTGATACAATCCACATTGACCCACACTGCCCCACACTGACCACACTGACCCACACTGCCCCACACTGACCAGTACTGACCACACTGACCCACACTGACCAGTACTGACCCACACTGCCCCACACTGACCATGCTGACCCACACTGACCAGTACTGACCCACACTAACCAGTACTGACCCACACTGCCCCACACTGACCACACTGACCAGTACTGACCACACTGACCCACACTGACCATGCTGCCCCACACTGACCACACTGACCAGTACTGACCACACTGCCCCACACTGACCATGCTGCCCCACACTGACCAGTACTGACCATGCTGACCCACACTGACCAGTACTGACCCACACTGACCAGTACTGACCACACTGCCCCACACTGACCATGCTGACCCACACTGACCAGTACTGACCCACACTAACCAGTACTGACCCACACTGACCCACACTGCCCCACACTGACCAGTACTGACCACACTGACCAGTGCTGACCCACACTGCCCCACACTGACCCACACTGACCACTACTGACCAACACTGACCAGTGCTGACCCACACTGCCCCACACTGCCCCACACTGACCACACTGACCAGTACTGACCAACACTGAGCAGTACTGCCCCACAGTGACCCACACTGCCCCACACTGACCAGTACTGACCCACACTGCCCCACAGTTTCCCTCCCCACAGGTGAGAAGCCCCACCAGTGCTCCATCTGCTGGCGCTCCTTCTCGCTCCGGGACTACCTGCTCAAGCACATGGTGACCACACTGACCAGTGCTGACCCACACTGCCCCACACTGACCAGTACTGACCATTACTGCCCCACACTGACCAGTGCTGACCCACACTGACCAGTACTGACCAACACTGACCAGTACTGCCCCACACTGCCCCACACTGACCACACTGACCAGTACTGACCAACACTGACCAGTACTGACCCACACTGACCATTACTGACACACATTGACCAGTACTGACCATGCTGACCAGTACTGCCCCACACTGACCAGTACTGACCACACTGACCAGTGCTGACCCACACTGCCCCACACTGCCCCACACTGACCACACTGACCACACTGACCAGTGCTGACCCACACTGCCCCACACTGACCAGTACTGACCACACTGACCAGTACTGACCATGCTGACCCACACTGACCAGTACTGACCACACTGACCAGTACTGACCATTACTGCCCCACACTGCCCAGTACTGACCACACTGACCCACACTGACCAGTACTGACCCACACTGCCCCACACTGACCCACACTGACCAGTACTGACCCACACTGCCCCACACTGACCCACACTGACCAGTACTGCCCCACACTGACCAGTACTGACCATTACTGCCCCACACTGACCAGTACTGCCCCACACTGACCACACTGACCAGTACTGACCACACTGCCCCACACTGACCATGCTGACCCACACTGACCCACACTGCCCCACACTGACCAGTACTGACCCACACTGACCCACACTGCCCCACACTGACCCACACTGACCAGTACTGACCACACTGACCCACACCGCCCCACACTGACCAGTACTGACCACACTGACCAGTAATGACCATGCTGACCCACACTGACCAGTACTGACCCACACTGACCATTACTGACACACATTGACCAGTACTGACCACACTGACCAGTACTGACCCACACTGACCAGTACTGACCACACTACCCCACACTGACCAGTACTGACCCACACTGACCAGTACTGACCACACTGACCAGTACTGACCATTACTGCCCCACACTGACCAGTACTGACCACACTGACCAGTACTGACCATTACTGCCCCACACTGACCAGTACTGCCCCACACTGACCCGTACTGCCCCACACTGACCAGCACTGACCCACACTGCCCCACACTGCCCCACACTGACCAGTACTGCCCCACAGTGACCCCAGCTGCCCGTTTCCCTCCCCACAGGTGAGAAGCCCCACCAGTGCTCCATCTGCTGGCGCTCCTTCTCGCTCCGGGACTACCTGCTCAAGCACATGGTGACCACACTGACCAGTACTGCCCACACTGACCCACACTGACCCACACTGCCCAGTACTGACCACACTGCCCCACACTGACCAGTACTGCCCCACACTGACCAGTACTGACCATTACTGCCCCACACTGACCAGTACTGACCAGTACTGACCCACACTGCCCCACACTGACCAGTACTGACCACACTGACCAGTACTGCCCCACACTGACCATTACTGCCCCACAGTGACCCCAGCTGCCCGTTTCCCTCCCCACAGGTGAGAAGCCCCACCAGTGCTCCATCTGCTGGCGCTCCTTCTCGCTCCGGGACTACCTGCTCAAGCACATGGTGACGCACACGGGCGTCCGCGCCTTCCAGTGCTCCGTGTGCTGCAAGCGCTTCACGCAGAAGAGCTCCCTGAACGTGCACATGCGCACGCACCGCCCCGAGCGCTTCCAGTGCCGCCTCTGCCGCCGGGGGTTCTCGCACCGCACCCTCCTGGAGCGCCACGCCGCCACCGCGCACGCGGGGACGCCGGGGACGCCGGCGGGGACGGCGCTGGCGctgccaccagggccaccatCTGTGCTGGCGCTAGGGCCGTCACCCGGGCTGCCACCGAGGCCACCGCTGGGGCCACCACCAGGGC belongs to Molothrus ater isolate BHLD 08-10-18 breed brown headed cowbird unplaced genomic scaffold, BPBGC_Mater_1.1 matUn_MA555, whole genome shotgun sequence and includes:
- the LOC118701266 gene encoding zinc finger and BTB domain-containing protein 45-like; the protein is MPDAVHYIHLHNFSRSLLRTLNGQRARGHFCDVTVRARGASLRAHRCVLAAGSPFFHDKLSLGHSAIEVPPVVPWAAVRQLVEFLYSGSLVVARSEALHILTAASVLQIEAVIGECTQIISQARVVTPALSAEMAAEMATPLATEVTTEMTTKLATPLSRELSTELATPLTPSLTTELSTPLTTELTTELTTPLTTELTTELTTEVPTEMPTDGPSGHSRKQRQPLRLAPVPLKEERLEEDEDDEEEDEEEAEDEGAPQEGVVASLSLPCFGAAAAAEAPSVPPWEAPGGDGVGFGAPPVVAPPWRGGLEGGGALTAPPAPPGAPRSRAQPPPYQCGHCQKSFSSRKNYSKHMFIHSGEKPHQCSICWRSFSLRDYLLKHMVTHTGVRAFQCSVCCKRFTQKSSLNVHMRTHRPERFQCRLCRRGFSHRTLLERHAATAHPGPPPGPPPGPPPGPPPEPGLGTWQGMAGAGPALPA